In the Pseudolabrys taiwanensis genome, one interval contains:
- a CDS encoding DODA-type extradiol aromatic ring-opening family dioxygenase: MTLPSLFLSHGAPTLPLTDTPARTFLREAGALLPRPRAIVVVSAHWETAAPMVNAVTSNETIHDFYGFPRALYDLRYPAPGAPDVANRVVELLQADGLTCGIDNKRGLDHGAWVPLLLMYPQADIPVVQLSVQPHLGPAHALRVGRAIAKLREDDVLVIGSGSYTHDLSEFRGQDVNGKAPDWVNGFADWFDERLRSQRIADLVDYRRNAPFATKNHPTEEHLLPLYTALGAAGEHPQATRLHTSATYSILRMDVYAFTAPGEELPSRAKAA; this comes from the coding sequence ATGACTTTGCCCAGCCTGTTCCTGTCCCACGGCGCCCCGACGTTGCCGTTGACCGACACGCCGGCGCGCACGTTTCTGCGCGAAGCCGGGGCTCTCTTGCCGCGCCCGCGCGCGATCGTCGTCGTCTCCGCGCATTGGGAGACTGCGGCGCCGATGGTGAACGCTGTCACCAGCAACGAGACCATTCACGACTTCTACGGCTTCCCGCGCGCGCTCTACGATCTGCGCTATCCCGCGCCCGGCGCACCGGACGTCGCCAACCGCGTCGTCGAACTGCTGCAGGCCGATGGCCTCACCTGCGGCATTGACAACAAGCGCGGTCTCGACCATGGCGCCTGGGTGCCGTTGCTGCTGATGTATCCGCAGGCCGATATCCCGGTGGTGCAGCTTTCGGTGCAACCGCATCTCGGCCCGGCGCATGCGCTGCGCGTCGGCCGCGCCATCGCCAAGCTGCGCGAGGACGATGTGCTCGTCATCGGCAGCGGCAGCTATACCCACGATCTGTCGGAATTCCGCGGCCAGGACGTCAACGGCAAGGCGCCGGACTGGGTGAACGGCTTCGCCGACTGGTTCGACGAGCGTCTGCGCAGCCAGCGGATCGCCGACCTCGTCGACTATCGCCGGAACGCGCCCTTCGCCACCAAGAACCATCCGACGGAAGAGCACCTCTTGCCGCTCTACACGGCCTTGGGTGCGGCGGGCGAGCATCCGCAGGCGACGCGTCTGCACACCAGCGCGACCTACAGCATCCTGCGCATGGACGTGTACGCCTTCACCGCTCCTGGCGAAGAACTGCCGAGCCGCGCCAAGGCGGCCTGA
- a CDS encoding DoxX family protein: MIDTRTAPYAALLLRLTLGGLFLVHAALKLFVFTPAGTAAFFGSVGLPPALAYVTMTVEVLGGLALILGVWTRVVAILLIPILLGAIFSVHGAAGFFFNNPNGGWEYPAFWAVALLVQALLGDGAYALRPISGRSGELALAR, from the coding sequence ATGATCGATACCCGTACCGCCCCCTACGCCGCCCTGCTCCTACGCCTGACGCTCGGCGGCCTGTTTCTTGTCCACGCCGCCCTCAAGCTGTTCGTCTTCACCCCCGCCGGCACCGCGGCCTTCTTCGGCTCGGTCGGTCTGCCGCCGGCGCTCGCTTACGTCACCATGACCGTGGAGGTCCTCGGTGGCCTCGCACTGATCCTTGGCGTATGGACCCGTGTCGTCGCGATCCTGCTCATCCCCATCCTGCTCGGCGCTATCTTCAGCGTGCACGGCGCCGCCGGCTTCTTCTTCAACAACCCGAATGGCGGCTGGGAATACCCGGCGTTCTGGGCGGTTGCCCTGCTCGTGCAGGCACTGCTCGGCGATGGCGCCTATGCCTTGCGTCCGATCAGCGGCCGCAGCGGCGAACTGGCGCTCGCGCGTTAA
- a CDS encoding LysR family transcriptional regulator yields MLDRLTSLEVFAKVAEIGSFSAAGRAVGLSQTMVTKHIAALEERLGIKLFHRTTRRLTLTEAGRGYLESAQSILSEMDAADAAVAADRFEPRGVLRVNAPVSFGAHQLAPLLSEFHARYHQVQVDLGLNDRLVDLAEEGWDLAIRIGTLASSSLIARRIAPCRAVVCAAPSYLAARGTPRTIDDLKAHDCMGYTLSRLVGADIWTFAGDKAVKVAGSLRANNGDALRAAAVAGQGIIYQPTFVVADDLRAGTLVPVALDHPTVEFGGIYAVYLPERNPPAKVRAFIDFLAGRFAPEPPWDRDLPR; encoded by the coding sequence ATGCTTGACCGCCTGACCAGTCTGGAGGTCTTCGCCAAAGTGGCCGAAATCGGCAGCTTTTCGGCCGCCGGCCGGGCCGTGGGCCTGTCGCAGACCATGGTGACCAAGCACATTGCGGCTCTGGAGGAGCGGCTCGGCATCAAGCTGTTTCACCGGACCACGCGTCGGCTGACGCTCACGGAGGCCGGCCGCGGCTATCTGGAGTCGGCGCAGAGCATCCTGAGCGAGATGGACGCAGCGGACGCCGCGGTGGCCGCCGATCGCTTCGAGCCGCGCGGCGTGCTGCGGGTGAACGCGCCGGTCTCCTTCGGCGCGCATCAGTTGGCGCCGCTGCTCTCGGAGTTTCATGCGCGCTATCACCAGGTGCAGGTCGATCTCGGTCTCAACGATCGCCTCGTCGATCTTGCCGAGGAGGGCTGGGACCTCGCCATCCGGATCGGCACATTGGCGAGCTCCAGCCTCATCGCGCGCCGTATCGCACCGTGCCGTGCGGTGGTGTGCGCGGCGCCGTCTTATCTCGCCGCGCGCGGCACACCGCGCACGATCGACGATCTCAAGGCGCACGACTGCATGGGCTACACATTGTCGCGTCTCGTCGGCGCCGATATCTGGACCTTCGCCGGCGACAAAGCGGTCAAGGTCGCCGGGAGCCTGCGCGCCAACAATGGCGACGCGTTGCGCGCCGCGGCCGTGGCGGGGCAGGGCATCATCTATCAGCCGACCTTCGTGGTCGCCGACGATCTGCGCGCCGGCACCCTCGTGCCGGTCGCGCTCGATCATCCGACCGTCGAGTTCGGCGGCATCTATGCCGTTTATCTGCCGGAGCGGAATCCGCCGGCGAAGGTGCGTGCTTTCATCGACTTCCTCGCCGGCCGCTTCGCGCCGGAGCCGCCATGGGACCGCGATCTGCCGCGCTAG
- a CDS encoding pyruvate, phosphate dikinase → MTIVRIGDGSKAEPAEVIGAKAANLAQMAAIGIPVPPAFVLPIELCAALAEGDPRAQRELNDGLAEGIAYLEEKTGRTFGDARTPLLVSVRSGAARSMPGMLETVLDVGCTHAAVHGLTRMTGNPHFAWDCRRRFLESFGEVVLGTGRASFAQRLTTLTASEAMAEQALDSEALERLASAYQQLIEDEDLVVPDDPMEQLSAAAQAVYRSWTSERARTYRRLQGLEDLRGTAVTVQAMVFGNRGAASGAGVAFSRDPSTGAKEPVIDVAFGCQGEDVVSGNRTPDTEAAIARTMPAIAAQLHATLTRLERVFGDVQDIEFTIENGQLWILQTRAAKRTPQAALRFAIDLVHEHLITPAEGLKRLHGLDLHALASTHLVGAPDPVALGTGAALGIAVGRAAFTSDSATKFNDGGDPVILLRPETNTADVAGFAAAAGIVTAVGGRTAHAALVARQMGKPCIVGCGALVIDGHGARIGATALKEGDWLSIDGETGAIYLGRCETVTERPEAELREIESWRAATAAA, encoded by the coding sequence ATGACGATCGTTCGCATTGGAGACGGATCGAAGGCCGAGCCGGCCGAGGTGATCGGCGCCAAGGCCGCCAATCTCGCGCAGATGGCCGCCATCGGCATCCCGGTGCCGCCGGCTTTCGTGCTGCCGATCGAGCTGTGCGCCGCGTTGGCCGAAGGCGATCCGCGCGCGCAGCGCGAGCTCAATGACGGCCTCGCCGAAGGCATCGCTTACCTGGAGGAGAAGACCGGCAGAACGTTCGGCGACGCGCGCACGCCATTGCTGGTGTCGGTGCGCTCCGGCGCGGCCCGGTCGATGCCCGGCATGCTCGAGACGGTGCTCGACGTCGGCTGTACTCACGCCGCGGTACACGGTCTCACCCGCATGACCGGCAATCCGCACTTCGCCTGGGACTGCCGCCGCCGCTTCCTCGAAAGCTTCGGCGAGGTGGTGCTCGGCACGGGCCGCGCATCCTTCGCGCAGCGCTTGACGACATTGACGGCCAGCGAAGCCATGGCCGAACAGGCGCTCGATTCCGAAGCGCTCGAACGGCTGGCAAGCGCCTATCAGCAACTGATCGAAGACGAAGACCTTGTCGTCCCCGACGATCCGATGGAGCAATTGTCGGCGGCGGCGCAGGCGGTCTATCGCTCGTGGACCAGCGAACGCGCGCGAACCTATCGCCGTCTCCAAGGGCTCGAGGATCTGCGCGGCACGGCCGTCACCGTGCAAGCGATGGTGTTCGGCAATCGCGGCGCGGCCTCCGGCGCCGGCGTCGCCTTCTCGCGCGATCCCTCCACCGGCGCGAAGGAGCCGGTCATCGACGTCGCCTTCGGCTGCCAGGGCGAGGATGTCGTCTCCGGCAACCGCACGCCGGACACCGAAGCCGCCATTGCGCGCACGATGCCGGCGATCGCCGCGCAATTGCACGCGACATTGACGCGGCTCGAACGCGTCTTCGGCGACGTGCAGGACATCGAGTTCACCATCGAGAACGGCCAGCTCTGGATCCTGCAAACGCGCGCCGCCAAACGCACGCCGCAGGCGGCGCTGCGCTTCGCCATCGACCTGGTGCATGAGCATTTGATCACGCCGGCCGAGGGCTTGAAGCGCCTGCACGGCCTCGATCTCCACGCGCTCGCCAGCACGCATCTCGTCGGCGCGCCCGATCCCGTCGCGCTGGGCACAGGCGCGGCGCTGGGCATCGCCGTCGGCCGCGCCGCCTTCACGTCGGACAGTGCCACAAAGTTCAACGATGGCGGCGATCCTGTCATCTTGCTGCGACCGGAGACGAACACGGCGGATGTTGCCGGCTTCGCCGCCGCCGCCGGTATCGTCACCGCCGTCGGCGGGCGCACGGCGCATGCGGCGCTGGTGGCGCGGCAGATGGGCAAGCCCTGCATCGTCGGCTGTGGCGCATTGGTCATCGACGGCCATGGCGCCAGAATCGGCGCAACCGCCCTCAAGGAAGGCGACTGGCTGTCGATCGATGGCGAAACCGGCGCCATCTATCTCGGCCGCTGCGAGACCGTGACCGAACGTCCCGAGGCCGAGCTGCGCGAAATCGAAAGCTGGCGGGCCGCGACGGCCGCCGCCTAG
- a CDS encoding DUF599 domain-containing protein → MTALTTLDLLALAWFLAVWLGYSVVLERTARGRMSLNALMNGYRDDWMERLLAREVRIVDSQVTAALQNGTAFFASTSLIAIGGALSLLRSTDQILPVMSLLPFGPKPTPEAWELKMLGLTIIFVYAFFKFAWSYRLFNYFAIMVGAAPLPEEKDTPAAQAFAHRASKLCAEAGRHFNRGQRAFFFALGYLGWFLGPIPLAVSTAGIMVVMWRRQFASDARRAFDGVVPP, encoded by the coding sequence ATGACGGCCCTCACCACGCTCGATCTTCTCGCCCTCGCCTGGTTCCTGGCCGTCTGGCTCGGCTACTCGGTCGTGCTCGAACGCACGGCGCGGGGCCGCATGAGCCTCAACGCGCTGATGAACGGCTACCGCGACGACTGGATGGAGCGGCTGCTGGCGCGCGAGGTGCGTATCGTCGACTCGCAGGTGACCGCCGCGCTGCAGAATGGCACCGCGTTCTTCGCCTCGACCAGCCTGATTGCCATCGGCGGCGCGCTGAGCCTGCTGCGCTCGACCGATCAGATTCTGCCGGTGATGTCGCTCTTGCCGTTCGGACCGAAGCCGACGCCGGAAGCGTGGGAGCTGAAGATGCTCGGCCTGACGATCATCTTCGTCTACGCGTTCTTCAAATTCGCTTGGTCGTACCGGCTGTTCAATTACTTCGCCATCATGGTGGGCGCGGCGCCGCTCCCCGAGGAGAAGGACACGCCGGCGGCGCAGGCCTTCGCTCATCGCGCCAGCAAACTCTGCGCCGAGGCCGGCCGGCATTTCAATCGCGGCCAGCGCGCCTTCTTCTTCGCGCTCGGCTATCTCGGCTGGTTCCTCGGTCCGATCCCGCTCGCGGTGAGCACCGCCGGCATCATGGTCGTGATGTGGCGGCGGCAGTTCGCCTCCGACGCGCGCCGGGCCTTCGACGGCGTCGTGCCGCCGTAA
- a CDS encoding YccF domain-containing protein, with protein sequence MSPVSLLLNVLWIVCGGIWLAAGWVVAAIIMAITIIGLPWAKAALNIAVYTLLPFGYTVVDKPPGTFGGLFALIGNIIWLVLAGWWLALGHLIAAILLAITIIGVPFAWAHLKLAGISLWPLGREIVPIEDARRLVAR encoded by the coding sequence ATGTCGCCGGTCAGTCTGCTTTTGAACGTGCTCTGGATCGTCTGCGGCGGCATTTGGCTGGCGGCCGGCTGGGTCGTCGCCGCGATCATCATGGCGATCACCATCATCGGGCTTCCCTGGGCCAAGGCGGCGCTGAACATCGCCGTCTATACGCTCCTGCCCTTCGGCTACACCGTGGTCGACAAGCCGCCCGGCACGTTCGGCGGGTTGTTCGCGCTGATCGGCAACATCATCTGGCTGGTCCTCGCCGGCTGGTGGCTGGCGCTCGGCCATCTGATCGCGGCGATCCTCCTCGCCATCACCATCATCGGCGTGCCCTTCGCCTGGGCGCATCTCAAGCTCGCCGGCATCTCGCTCTGGCCGCTCGGCCGGGAGATCGTGCCGATCGAAGACGCGCGACGCCTGGTCGCACGCTGA
- a CDS encoding rhodanese-like domain-containing protein — MPQTITTGYKALCEAAEREIETLATEEAVKLAGRDDVVLVDIRDIRELQREGKVPGAFHCPRGMLEFWIDPESPYHKPVFAQDKTFVFFCAGGMRSALAAQTAHRMGLRPVAHIKGGFGAWKKAGGPVEAVEGKKA; from the coding sequence ATGCCGCAGACGATCACCACCGGCTACAAAGCCCTATGCGAAGCCGCCGAACGCGAAATTGAGACCCTGGCGACGGAGGAGGCGGTGAAGCTCGCCGGCCGCGACGACGTGGTGCTGGTCGATATTCGCGACATCCGTGAATTGCAGCGCGAGGGCAAGGTGCCGGGCGCCTTCCATTGCCCGCGCGGCATGCTCGAGTTCTGGATCGATCCGGAGAGCCCGTACCACAAGCCGGTGTTCGCGCAGGACAAGACGTTTGTGTTCTTCTGTGCCGGTGGCATGCGCTCGGCGCTCGCGGCGCAGACGGCGCACCGCATGGGGCTGAGGCCGGTCGCGCACATCAAAGGCGGCTTCGGCGCCTGGAAGAAAGCGGGCGGGCCGGTCGAGGCGGTGGAGGGGAAGAAAGCGTGA
- a CDS encoding glutathione S-transferase family protein, with the protein MSLTLVIGNKNYSSWSLRPWIAMKVAGIPFAEIVIPLYEPGSREEMLKYSPAGKVPILIDGDEHVWESLAILEHLAERFPDAGLWPQDRRARSHARVVATEMHAGFQPLRRDCTMNLWLPVKARPQSEEVLANMRRIEELWRECRARFGANGGPFLFGRFGAADAMYAPVVSRFHTYGLPVATDTRAYMDAVMALPAWREWTDAAMKETWVMKHNEPDWPLVRGVKVE; encoded by the coding sequence ATGTCTCTCACACTCGTCATCGGCAACAAGAACTACTCCTCCTGGTCGCTGCGGCCGTGGATCGCGATGAAAGTCGCCGGCATTCCGTTCGCGGAGATCGTGATCCCGCTCTACGAGCCCGGCAGCCGCGAGGAGATGCTGAAATATTCGCCCGCCGGCAAAGTGCCGATCCTGATCGACGGCGACGAACATGTGTGGGAGTCGCTCGCCATCCTCGAGCATCTCGCCGAGCGCTTTCCCGATGCCGGCCTCTGGCCGCAGGATCGCCGCGCGCGCAGCCACGCGCGCGTGGTCGCGACCGAGATGCATGCCGGCTTCCAGCCGCTGCGGCGCGACTGCACCATGAATCTATGGCTGCCGGTGAAGGCGCGGCCGCAGAGCGAAGAGGTGCTGGCCAACATGCGCCGCATCGAAGAGCTTTGGCGCGAGTGCCGCGCGCGGTTCGGCGCGAACGGCGGGCCGTTTTTGTTCGGCCGCTTCGGCGCGGCGGACGCGATGTATGCGCCTGTCGTCTCGCGCTTCCACACTTATGGCCTGCCGGTTGCCACCGACACGCGCGCCTACATGGATGCGGTGATGGCATTGCCGGCCTGGCGGGAATGGACCGACGCCGCCATGAAAGAGACCTGGGTCATGAAGCACAACGAACCGGACTGGCCGCTGGTGCGCGGCGTCAAGGTCGAGTGA
- a CDS encoding NEW3 domain-containing protein, producing the protein MARYRSLTIAAVLFALSAPALAVDNNPDIKGLYLLTDYPAVTVQPGTTSTVSLKLRNYGLAPERLSLSVNGVPKGWTATLLGGGQPIAAAMPATDDSVSLDLRLDVPKDAQIGAQTITINADGATGHVSLPVQVSLAKELPAKLTLTPQLPDLRGSTRSNFEYTMTIKNDSGKKLLVSLAADAPRNFDTAFTEAYGTQQLTAIPVDAGKTKDVKLKVTPPDSVDAGRYPVTAHIAAEDAKASAKVALDITGEPKLTLAGREGLLSARATAGKESSVPVTISNTGTAPAENVQLSGNAPGGWKVTFEPKTIERIAPNQHADVQALITPPDKAIAGDYVTTLTASSKGASGNGNFRVTVTTSTMWGVAGVGIIGAALLIMVGAVARFGRR; encoded by the coding sequence ATGGCTCGCTATCGCTCGCTCACTATTGCTGCCGTCCTATTCGCTTTGTCCGCGCCCGCCTTAGCTGTCGATAACAATCCGGATATCAAGGGGCTCTATCTTCTGACCGACTATCCGGCGGTCACCGTGCAGCCGGGCACGACATCCACGGTCAGCCTCAAGCTGCGCAATTACGGCCTCGCGCCGGAGCGGCTGTCGCTCTCGGTCAATGGCGTGCCGAAGGGCTGGACCGCGACCTTGCTCGGCGGCGGCCAGCCGATCGCCGCCGCGATGCCGGCGACGGACGACAGCGTGTCGCTCGATCTCAGATTGGATGTGCCGAAGGATGCGCAGATCGGCGCGCAGACCATCACCATCAACGCCGATGGCGCGACCGGGCACGTGTCGCTGCCGGTGCAGGTGTCGCTGGCCAAGGAGTTGCCGGCGAAGCTGACCTTGACGCCGCAACTGCCCGATCTGCGCGGCTCGACCCGATCGAATTTCGAATACACGATGACCATCAAGAACGACAGCGGCAAGAAGCTGCTGGTCAGTCTTGCCGCCGACGCGCCGCGCAACTTCGACACCGCGTTCACCGAGGCCTATGGCACGCAGCAACTGACCGCCATTCCGGTCGACGCCGGCAAGACCAAGGACGTCAAACTTAAAGTGACGCCGCCCGACTCGGTCGACGCCGGCCGTTATCCGGTGACCGCACATATCGCCGCCGAGGACGCCAAGGCCAGCGCCAAGGTCGCGCTCGACATCACCGGCGAGCCGAAGCTGACGCTGGCGGGCCGGGAAGGGCTGCTGTCGGCGCGCGCCACCGCCGGCAAGGAAAGCAGCGTGCCGGTGACCATCAGCAACACCGGCACCGCGCCGGCCGAGAACGTACAGCTTTCCGGCAATGCGCCCGGCGGCTGGAAGGTGACGTTCGAGCCGAAGACCATCGAACGCATCGCGCCCAATCAGCATGCCGATGTGCAGGCCTTGATCACGCCGCCGGACAAGGCGATCGCCGGCGACTATGTGACGACGCTCACCGCCTCGAGCAAAGGCGCGAGCGGCAACGGCAACTTCCGCGTCACCGTCACCACCTCGACCATGTGGGGCGTCGCCGGCGTCGGCATCATCGGTGCGGCCTTGCTGATCATGGTCGGCGCCGTTGCCCGCTTCGGCCGCCGGTAG
- a CDS encoding ABC transporter ATP-binding protein: protein MSEKRETVIEAKGLTKRYDTATAVDSVNFSVAAGEIFGLLGPNGAGKTTTILMLLGLSDISAGTARVFGHDPMREPLAVKRRVGYLPDLVGFYDQLSAADNLHYTARLMGMSLGERKRRIPEALARVGLADVAGKKVGAFSRGMRQRLGLAEIVMKDARVAILDEPTNGLDPQASLELLDLIRALKAQGVSILLSSHLLDRVQTVCDRVALFNAGKIALMGTVEELGRQVLGGGYTVEVEASGGNGVRERLAALPGVRSVEQPAPGRWRLTCDRDLRAEAAAEAVAAGARLNQLSLDQPSLETIYTRYFQKAQAEVRHAA, encoded by the coding sequence ATGAGCGAAAAGCGCGAAACCGTCATCGAGGCCAAAGGCCTCACCAAGCGCTATGACACGGCGACCGCCGTCGACAGCGTGAACTTCAGCGTCGCCGCCGGCGAGATCTTCGGCCTTCTCGGTCCGAACGGCGCCGGCAAGACCACCACCATCCTGATGTTGCTCGGCCTCAGCGACATCAGCGCCGGCACGGCGCGCGTCTTCGGTCACGATCCGATGCGCGAGCCGCTCGCGGTGAAACGGCGGGTCGGCTATCTGCCCGACCTCGTCGGTTTCTACGATCAGCTCTCGGCCGCCGACAATCTGCACTACACGGCGCGGCTGATGGGCATGAGCCTCGGCGAGCGCAAGCGGCGCATTCCGGAGGCGCTGGCCCGCGTCGGGCTGGCCGACGTCGCCGGCAAGAAAGTCGGCGCCTTCTCGCGCGGCATGCGCCAGCGGCTGGGCCTCGCCGAGATCGTGATGAAGGATGCGCGCGTCGCTATCCTCGACGAGCCGACCAACGGTCTCGATCCGCAGGCGAGCCTCGAACTGCTCGATCTCATCCGCGCGTTGAAGGCACAGGGCGTCAGCATCCTGTTGTCGTCGCACCTCTTGGATCGCGTGCAGACGGTGTGCGATCGCGTTGCGCTGTTCAACGCCGGCAAGATCGCGCTCATGGGCACGGTCGAGGAGCTGGGCCGGCAGGTGCTCGGCGGCGGCTACACGGTGGAAGTCGAAGCGAGCGGCGGCAACGGCGTGCGCGAAAGGCTGGCGGCCTTGCCGGGCGTGCGCAGTGTCGAGCAGCCGGCGCCCGGCCGCTGGCGGCTGACCTGCGACCGCGATCTGCGCGCCGAGGCGGCGGCGGAGGCCGTGGCGGCCGGCGCGCGCCTCAACCAGCTCTCGCTCGATCAGCCGAGTCTCGAGACCATCTACACGCGCTACTTCCAGAAGGCCCAGGCGGAGGTGCGTCATGCAGCGTGA
- a CDS encoding ABC transporter permease, translating into MQREGSAFQGLGVVVLKELSDHFGSMRMRILEWLVVLTALAAVYGAITQVRDVTAEDPFLFLRLFTTAREPLPSFVAFLSFLVPLMAIGLGFDAVNGEHNRRTLSRILSQPIYRDALLFGKFIAALVTLSVSLIALWLLVIGLGLIMLGVPPGGEEMARAFLFLLVTIAYAGVWLALAMLASVLFRSAATAALVTLGLWLFLTVIWPALAPAVTEAFVSPENQATFLMTGQMLARLSPSTLFGECVLALLDPTTRTLGPVYLSQLQGAVMGTPLPLWDSVMVAWPQIVGLIAASIILFVGGYVAFQRQEVRA; encoded by the coding sequence ATGCAGCGTGAAGGCTCGGCTTTCCAAGGCCTCGGCGTCGTCGTGCTCAAGGAGCTGTCGGATCACTTCGGCAGCATGCGCATGCGTATCCTGGAGTGGCTAGTGGTGTTGACCGCGCTCGCCGCGGTCTACGGCGCCATCACCCAGGTGCGCGACGTCACGGCGGAAGATCCCTTCCTGTTCCTGCGCCTGTTCACCACCGCGCGCGAGCCGCTGCCGTCCTTCGTCGCGTTCCTGAGCTTCCTGGTGCCGCTGATGGCGATCGGTCTCGGCTTCGACGCCGTCAACGGCGAACACAACCGGCGCACGCTCTCGCGCATCCTGTCGCAGCCGATCTATCGCGACGCGTTGCTGTTCGGGAAGTTCATCGCCGCGCTCGTCACCTTGTCGGTGAGCCTGATCGCGTTGTGGCTGCTGGTGATCGGGCTCGGGCTCATCATGCTGGGCGTGCCGCCGGGCGGGGAGGAGATGGCGCGCGCCTTCCTCTTCCTGCTGGTGACCATCGCCTATGCCGGCGTGTGGCTGGCGCTGGCGATGCTCGCCTCGGTGCTGTTCCGTTCGGCGGCGACGGCGGCGTTGGTGACGCTCGGCCTGTGGCTGTTCCTCACGGTGATCTGGCCCGCGCTCGCGCCGGCGGTGACCGAGGCGTTCGTCTCGCCCGAGAACCAGGCAACGTTCCTGATGACCGGGCAGATGCTGGCGCGGCTGTCGCCGTCGACCTTGTTCGGCGAATGCGTGCTGGCGCTGCTCGATCCGACCACGCGCACCTTGGGGCCGGTCTACTTAAGCCAGCTCCAGGGCGCGGTGATGGGCACGCCGCTGCCGCTCTGGGACAGCGTCATGGTGGCTTGGCCGCAGATCGTCGGCCTGATCGCCGCGTCCATCATCCTGTTCGTCGGCGGCTACGTCGCGTTCCAGCGGCAGGAGGTGAGGGCGTGA
- a CDS encoding MarR family winged helix-turn-helix transcriptional regulator, with the protein MITAAEDQAAAETNVETIEREIGELARVLEAMQRRRNYPLDRAQFLLLRVLEARGPTPTATLADLLLLDDSTVTRQIAAMEDAELVAREPNPNDRRSSLIHATRHGLTVMRKMRRMRLERIDRLVADWTADERDTLAGLLTKLNGTLKRSLKDA; encoded by the coding sequence ATGATCACTGCCGCTGAAGACCAGGCCGCCGCCGAGACCAACGTCGAGACCATCGAACGGGAAATCGGCGAGCTCGCGCGCGTGCTCGAAGCCATGCAGCGGCGGCGGAACTATCCGCTCGACCGGGCGCAATTCCTGCTGCTGCGCGTGCTCGAAGCGCGCGGCCCGACGCCGACCGCGACCCTGGCCGACCTGCTGCTGCTCGACGACTCCACCGTGACGCGTCAGATCGCGGCCATGGAAGACGCCGAACTGGTCGCGCGCGAGCCCAATCCGAACGACCGCCGCTCGAGCCTGATCCACGCCACCCGCCACGGCCTGACCGTGATGCGCAAGATGCGCCGCATGCGGCTGGAGCGTATCGATCGGCTGGTCGCGGACTGGACGGCGGACGAGCGCGATACGCTCGCCGGCCTGCTGACGAAACTCAATGGGACACTGAAGCGGTCACTGAAAGACGCTTAG